A genome region from Anastrepha obliqua isolate idAnaObli1 chromosome 4, idAnaObli1_1.0, whole genome shotgun sequence includes the following:
- the LOC129245283 gene encoding diptericin-D-like, giving the protein MFAKFLLPMCILSVALAFPYGEQQQDAQLGQLGIWQNDALALSEPSEQFESQRFYRQLNVQGGGSPGKGIDLSIDTRIPVWQSHNGRHSFDATGQYSQHLGGPYGNSRPNWGAGGVYTFRF; this is encoded by the exons ATGTTTGCGAAATTCTTACTTCCAATGTGCATTTTAAGCGTTGCTCTGGCGTTTCCCTATGGCGAACAGCAGCAGGACGCACAGCTGGGACAGCTGGGCATATGGCAGAAT GACGCGCTGGCTTTGTCTGAGCCGTCGGAGCAATTTGAGTCGCAGCGCTTCTATCGCCAACTGAATGTTCAGGGCGGAGGTAGTCCTGGCAAAGGCATTGATTTGAGCATCGACACGCGCATTCCTGTATGGCAGAGTCACAATGGGCGACACTCGTTCGATGCGACCGGCCAATATTCCCAGCATTTGGGTGGACCCTATGGAAATAGTCGCCCGAATTGGGGAGCGGGTGGCGTGTATACTTTTAGGTTTTAA
- the LOC129245913 gene encoding diptericin A-like, with amino-acid sequence MPYNENYALEQAEAQRVKRQLNIQGGGSPGKGLDLSVHARVPVWQSGSGRHSFDATGQYAQHLGGRYGNSPPNWGVGGVYTFRF; translated from the coding sequence ATGCCCTATAACGAAAACTATGCATTGGAGCAGGCCGAGGCGCAGCGTGTGAAGCGCCAGTTAAATATCCAGGGAGGTGGCAGTCCAGGCAAAGGTCTTGATTTGAGTGTCCATGCGCGTGTCCCAGTTTGGCAGAGTGGCAGTGGTCGTCATTCCTTCGATGCAACAGGCCAATATGCTCAGCATCTGGGTGGTCGCTATGGAAATAGTCCGCCGAATTGGGGTGTTGGTGGGGTTTATACTTTTAGATTTTAA